The following coding sequences are from one Oceaniferula flava window:
- a CDS encoding SDR family NAD(P)-dependent oxidoreductase, producing the protein MNAFTRHPSGQKYRCALVTGASSGLGAEFARQLAPACDAMILVARRGELLENLATELGVSSPETEVHCLTADLTQAEECAGLMTRCQSMSLMPDLLVNNAGMGDYGSFEGAEWSKLDAMLQVNVTALTHLSHGFLPAMIASGRGAIINVSSLASTLPIPDFAVYAATKAYVSSFSEALRLELREHQIPVLAVCPGPVHTNFGKVAMRDVQRASLPSRDGFYVEAEQVVRDSIHALHTDRARVYPGWKVALLAAGISLLPMVLLRPLVVSRRGKL; encoded by the coding sequence GTGAACGCATTCACCCGACACCCATCCGGTCAGAAATATCGCTGCGCTCTGGTGACAGGCGCATCGTCTGGCCTCGGCGCGGAATTTGCCCGTCAGCTCGCTCCGGCGTGTGACGCCATGATCCTAGTCGCCCGTCGTGGTGAATTGCTGGAAAACCTGGCCACTGAGCTCGGCGTGTCTTCACCTGAAACCGAAGTCCACTGCCTGACAGCGGACCTCACCCAGGCTGAAGAATGCGCAGGGCTGATGACCAGGTGCCAATCGATGTCACTCATGCCAGACCTGTTGGTAAACAACGCTGGCATGGGAGATTACGGTAGTTTTGAAGGTGCGGAATGGTCCAAACTGGATGCGATGTTGCAGGTCAACGTCACCGCACTGACGCATCTCAGCCACGGTTTCCTTCCGGCGATGATCGCCTCGGGCCGGGGAGCGATTATCAATGTGAGTTCGCTCGCCAGCACCCTGCCGATCCCTGATTTTGCTGTTTACGCTGCGACCAAAGCTTACGTCAGCAGCTTTTCCGAGGCACTTCGCCTCGAGTTGAGAGAGCATCAGATCCCGGTGCTCGCGGTTTGCCCCGGACCGGTGCATACCAATTTTGGAAAAGTGGCGATGCGCGATGTTCAACGCGCCAGTCTTCCCTCACGCGATGGATTTTACGTCGAAGCCGAGCAGGTGGTGCGGGATTCCATCCACGCGCTGCACACCGATCGTGCGCGTGTTTATCCCGGCTGGAAAGTGGCACTGCTCGCTGCCGGGATTTCTTTATTGCCGATGGTCCTGCTGCGACCGCTGGTAGTGAGTCGGCGCGGTAAGCTTTAG
- a CDS encoding DUF6941 family protein gives MDIQIATLCDFAADYNGKMVLSGTFDTLAAQALPVVHPQCCLALRLCITPEDNGQHKFSVNIIDSDGNSLDDKMPIDADMPVELPDNVPFMTRNLVLNLQGLKFQDAGFYSIDISIDDELIQRLPLRIVKVDKEQQQPA, from the coding sequence ATGGATATTCAAATTGCTACCCTCTGTGACTTTGCCGCTGATTATAACGGTAAAATGGTGCTTTCCGGCACCTTCGACACTCTCGCTGCCCAGGCTCTCCCTGTGGTTCACCCTCAGTGCTGCCTTGCACTGCGTCTCTGCATCACTCCAGAAGACAACGGTCAGCACAAGTTCTCGGTCAACATCATCGACAGTGACGGCAACTCACTGGATGACAAAATGCCTATCGATGCCGACATGCCTGTCGAGCTTCCTGACAACGTGCCTTTCATGACCCGCAACCTGGTGCTCAACCTTCAGGGTCTCAAGTTCCAAGACGCTGGTTTTTACTCCATCGATATCAGCATCGATGACGAGCTGATCCAACGTCTGCCACTGCGCATCGTCAAGGTGGACAAAGAACAGCAACAACCAGCCTAA
- the lpxD gene encoding UDP-3-O-(3-hydroxymyristoyl)glucosamine N-acyltransferase, which translates to MIKLNLDEIVSLTGGRLLRAGQAEEITGVASLDEAGSTDVSFLGNEKYYQDFLQTAAGVVLIPPAVPENPDGQTTSALIEVENPSVAFGLVVKKFVSAQRKFQPGVHPSAIVAEGVQFDPEKVSIQAGVIIESGVRIGAGTEIGAGSVICHDVSIGENCLLHANVTVRERCILQNEVVLQPGAVIGSDGYGYALVDGRHETIDQVGIVLLEDRVEVGANSTIDRARFGKTVVGEGSKIDNLVQIGHNVRIGKHCLIVAQSGLAGSTHLGDYVTMAAQTGAVGHLKIHDRAVLSARAVASKDMKGDTVYMGMPGRPIQEEQKKKAAVARLPKLISQVKELQKRVDALDSSES; encoded by the coding sequence ATGATAAAATTAAATTTGGACGAAATCGTCTCACTCACCGGCGGGCGTTTGCTCCGCGCCGGTCAGGCCGAAGAGATCACCGGCGTGGCTTCGCTCGACGAGGCTGGCAGCACGGATGTTTCTTTTTTAGGCAATGAAAAATACTACCAAGACTTTCTTCAGACGGCAGCCGGCGTGGTGTTAATCCCGCCTGCGGTGCCTGAGAATCCCGACGGTCAAACCACTTCCGCATTGATCGAAGTGGAAAATCCCTCCGTTGCGTTCGGTCTGGTGGTGAAGAAGTTCGTGTCCGCTCAGCGGAAGTTTCAACCCGGAGTGCATCCGTCGGCCATCGTCGCCGAGGGGGTGCAGTTTGACCCTGAGAAGGTATCGATCCAGGCCGGTGTGATTATCGAGTCCGGCGTTCGCATCGGAGCAGGCACAGAAATTGGTGCCGGCTCGGTGATCTGTCACGATGTCTCGATCGGTGAAAATTGCCTGCTGCACGCCAACGTAACTGTGCGAGAACGTTGCATTTTACAAAACGAAGTCGTGCTTCAGCCCGGCGCGGTGATCGGCTCGGACGGCTACGGCTACGCGCTGGTGGACGGTCGGCATGAAACCATCGATCAGGTGGGCATCGTGCTGTTGGAAGATCGTGTGGAGGTTGGAGCTAACAGCACCATCGATCGCGCAAGGTTCGGTAAAACTGTGGTCGGCGAGGGTTCCAAGATTGATAATCTGGTCCAAATCGGTCACAATGTCCGCATTGGCAAGCATTGCCTAATCGTCGCGCAGAGTGGATTGGCTGGCAGCACCCACCTTGGCGATTACGTTACCATGGCGGCCCAGACAGGTGCGGTGGGGCATTTGAAAATCCACGATCGTGCCGTTCTTTCCGCCCGTGCGGTTGCGTCCAAAGATATGAAAGGCGACACGGTATACATGGGGATGCCGGGGCGCCCGATTCAAGAGGAACAGAAGAAAAAAGCAGCTGTGGCACGCTTGCCGAAGCTCATTAGTCAGGTGAAAGAGCTGCAGAAACGTGTGGATGCGCTTGATTCCTCAGAGTCCTAA
- a CDS encoding OmpH family outer membrane protein has translation MMNISTLTCLLAMTLLSAVSQLHAQQMKVASVDVRKIFDQWDFSKESEQEIEDARIALERESNERLAVINELKMERSKMRQQYQASSGSFTAEDKAAMDRKFMALGRDAFALEQDRNDFIAKAKRSLDREVTATSKLILDQITEAVQAYAEKEEYDMVIETGGHTTRNVPFFVHLEGAEDITDIIIEQLNAKE, from the coding sequence ATGATGAACATCTCTACCCTCACATGCTTACTGGCCATGACGCTGCTGTCTGCCGTTTCCCAACTCCACGCCCAGCAGATGAAAGTGGCTTCGGTGGATGTGCGGAAGATCTTCGATCAGTGGGATTTCTCAAAAGAATCAGAGCAGGAAATCGAGGACGCTCGGATTGCTCTCGAAAGAGAAAGCAACGAACGCCTGGCGGTGATCAACGAGCTCAAGATGGAACGCAGCAAGATGCGCCAGCAGTATCAGGCGAGTTCCGGGTCCTTCACTGCCGAGGACAAGGCGGCGATGGATCGTAAGTTCATGGCTCTGGGACGTGACGCCTTTGCTTTGGAGCAAGACCGGAACGATTTCATCGCCAAAGCCAAGCGATCACTGGACCGAGAAGTCACCGCCACTTCCAAGTTGATTCTCGATCAGATTACGGAAGCGGTGCAAGCTTATGCAGAGAAGGAAGAGTATGACATGGTGATTGAAACTGGCGGTCATACCACGCGCAATGTGCCGTTCTTCGTGCACTTGGAAGGGGCTGAGGATATCACGGATATCATCATCGAACAGCTGAATGCCAAGGAATAG
- a CDS encoding malate dehydrogenase, translating into MNPPITVSITGAAGQIGYALLFRIASGAMFGPDQPVNLRLIEIEPGMKALQGVIMELDDCAFPLLNDIVATSDLDEGFKGANWALLVGSVPRKAGMERADLLNINGQIFTGQGKAIAANAADDVRVLVVGNPCNTNALIAMNNAEGVPNDRFFAMTRLDENRAKSQLAAKAGVHNRDVSNMCIWGNHSATQYPDFTNAKINGQPVSEVITDSGWLQGEFISTVQQRGAAIIAARGASSAASAANGVVDTVRSLTTPTAAGDWTSVAVCSDGSYGIDAGLIASMPIRVDAEGRWDIVPGVELDEFSRAKVDASVQELRDEREAVVSLLG; encoded by the coding sequence ATGAACCCACCTATTACAGTTTCCATCACAGGGGCCGCCGGACAGATCGGCTACGCACTTCTTTTTCGTATCGCATCCGGAGCCATGTTCGGCCCGGATCAGCCGGTGAACCTCCGCTTGATCGAAATCGAACCTGGAATGAAGGCCTTGCAGGGGGTGATCATGGAACTCGACGACTGCGCTTTTCCACTGCTCAACGATATTGTTGCCACCAGTGATCTCGACGAAGGATTCAAGGGCGCGAACTGGGCTTTGCTAGTGGGTTCCGTGCCGCGTAAAGCAGGTATGGAACGCGCTGACCTGCTCAATATCAATGGTCAGATCTTCACAGGCCAAGGGAAGGCGATCGCTGCCAATGCCGCCGACGATGTGCGTGTGTTGGTGGTGGGGAATCCCTGCAACACCAATGCCCTGATCGCGATGAATAATGCCGAGGGTGTGCCGAACGATCGCTTCTTCGCCATGACCCGACTCGATGAAAATCGTGCCAAATCCCAGCTCGCAGCGAAGGCAGGTGTGCACAATCGTGATGTTTCTAACATGTGTATCTGGGGCAACCACTCGGCCACCCAGTATCCCGATTTCACCAATGCCAAGATCAATGGCCAACCTGTCAGCGAGGTGATCACCGATAGCGGCTGGCTCCAGGGTGAGTTTATCTCCACCGTGCAGCAGCGCGGGGCGGCGATCATTGCCGCTCGTGGTGCCTCGTCTGCGGCTTCGGCTGCCAATGGGGTGGTGGACACCGTGCGCAGCCTTACCACACCCACGGCTGCTGGCGATTGGACAAGCGTCGCTGTCTGCTCAGACGGATCCTATGGCATTGATGCCGGCTTGATCGCATCCATGCCGATCCGTGTGGACGCGGAAGGGCGTTGGGACATCGTGCCAGGTGTCGAGCTGGATGAATTTTCCCGTGCCAAAGTGGATGCATCGGTGCAAGAACTTCGGGATGAGCGCGAAGCGGTGGTCTCCTTGTTAGGCTAA
- a CDS encoding bifunctional riboflavin kinase/FAD synthetase: MKIISSLNDLSSISGPLHLALGVFDGVHIGHQAVIASVVQAAKADQGVAGVLTFDPHPIRVLAPQVAPQRILASLTHKKELLAELGVELMVVIPFTVDFATVPAEDFLNELQQSCQNLRTLAMGQDWKFGHQRGGDVDLLQRFGEQHSIDVEAMGAVMLDGERVSSTRIRQALRDGNLSAAAAMLGREYTVLGTVVEGRKLGRQLGFPTANLRAHNEQLPSDGVWAVDVTLESGAVHRGAGNLGVRPTVEHGEARRMLEIHLLDFSGDLYGQDVEVRFVRHVRPEMKFGSLDELQEQIQKDVQICRDACND, encoded by the coding sequence ATGAAAATCATCAGCAGTTTGAACGATTTGAGCTCGATCTCAGGGCCACTGCATCTGGCTCTGGGGGTTTTTGATGGAGTGCACATTGGCCATCAGGCGGTGATTGCATCGGTGGTGCAGGCGGCCAAGGCGGATCAGGGCGTGGCGGGGGTGTTAACCTTCGATCCCCATCCGATCCGGGTGCTCGCTCCGCAGGTGGCACCGCAGCGGATTTTGGCTTCACTGACGCATAAAAAGGAGCTGTTAGCCGAGCTGGGCGTGGAGCTGATGGTCGTCATTCCCTTCACTGTGGACTTCGCCACCGTGCCTGCTGAAGATTTTTTAAATGAACTGCAACAGAGCTGTCAGAATCTGCGAACCTTGGCGATGGGGCAGGATTGGAAATTTGGCCACCAGCGCGGTGGCGATGTCGATTTACTTCAGCGTTTTGGCGAGCAGCATTCGATTGATGTCGAGGCGATGGGTGCGGTGATGTTAGATGGTGAACGTGTCAGCAGCACCCGTATTCGCCAGGCGCTTCGTGATGGGAACCTAAGCGCTGCTGCGGCAATGTTAGGGCGTGAATACACCGTGCTGGGCACAGTGGTGGAGGGGCGGAAGCTGGGTCGGCAGTTAGGCTTTCCCACCGCCAACCTGCGCGCTCACAACGAACAGCTTCCTTCGGATGGTGTTTGGGCAGTGGATGTCACTCTGGAAAGTGGTGCGGTGCACCGTGGAGCAGGGAACTTGGGCGTGCGACCCACTGTTGAACATGGCGAGGCTCGCAGGATGTTAGAAATTCATTTGCTCGACTTCTCCGGTGATTTATACGGTCAGGATGTCGAGGTGCGTTTTGTCCGCCACGTTCGGCCGGAAATGAAATTTGGATCTCTGGACGAGCTGCAGGAGCAAATCCAAAAAGACGTGCAAATCTGCCGCGATGCTTGCAATGATTGA
- a CDS encoding heavy-metal-associated domain-containing protein — translation MIKYFAGTMVLGCAQVVMAGGATCDTTAAACADKTECAAGACDVASVAEGQELHTYVVTGMTCGGCSGAVTKSVASVEGVTVKKVCHESGTATVVFDPSKVKASDVQAAIAKGKFAVTAERFTVPVSGMTCSSCSGKVTKALGSLEGVTVKTVCHESGKAVVDVDTSKSNRAAVVKAITATGFKAS, via the coding sequence ATGATCAAATACTTCGCCGGCACCATGGTGCTGGGATGTGCTCAAGTTGTGATGGCCGGAGGTGCTACCTGCGATACCACTGCCGCTGCTTGCGCTGACAAAACCGAGTGCGCAGCTGGCGCATGCGACGTCGCCTCCGTGGCTGAGGGGCAAGAGCTCCACACCTATGTGGTGACCGGAATGACCTGTGGCGGCTGCTCCGGCGCCGTGACCAAGTCCGTCGCATCCGTGGAAGGTGTGACCGTGAAGAAAGTCTGTCACGAATCTGGCACCGCGACCGTGGTATTCGATCCGTCCAAAGTGAAGGCGTCCGACGTGCAAGCTGCGATCGCCAAAGGCAAATTCGCTGTCACTGCCGAGCGATTCACCGTGCCAGTCTCCGGCATGACCTGCAGCAGCTGCTCCGGTAAAGTCACCAAGGCTCTTGGATCCCTCGAAGGCGTTACCGTGAAGACTGTCTGTCACGAGAGCGGTAAGGCTGTTGTCGATGTGGACACCAGTAAGAGTAATCGCGCTGCCGTGGTGAAAGCCATCACTGCGACTGGTTTCAAAGCCAGCTAA